The sequence below is a genomic window from Neodiprion pinetum isolate iyNeoPine1 chromosome 7, iyNeoPine1.2, whole genome shotgun sequence.
ACGCTGTTAGTTTATTGTCAGATTTTCCACATTATTATCGATAGCTCAATAGCTGGGAACAATATTCGGTACAACGATTAGAACTAATTAGTAGTGGGCTCGAAACTGAAAGTTCATGTTTCACATTCAATTCACTTGTTTCACCATTTTTAGCGTGAAGTCATCTAGACACCGTCTATTGACCAAACCAATTATtgcttgtattttttcaaatcaagaGTTAGTTTTCACTGCAAAAACCTTCGCCCATATTATATGGGGTGCGCGCTCACTTTCTTCTTTAGATTATACAATGGCTCAATCTGAACAACCTCTCATTATTCTAACAGCcgtatttatattctatttttcaGCACAGGACAATATCACAAAATGCCCAAGATGCTGAAAGAGATTTGTTCTCTTTCGTGAAGGCAGCGAAGACGATTGATCCTAAAAGAAatcaacaaattaaaaaatgtactgAAAGAAGTAAAATCAAATCCTGAAAGTGGAagatctgaaaataatttgtcgAAAAATATCTCAGAAAACACAAATTTCAATCTCATAACTTTTGAGGCAGAATGTtcacaaaacaattttcaagcgACAGAACAAACTAGTCCAGATAGAACAGAGGCCTTTAATGCTGAGCCCGATGAAAGTAACAGTAGTAGTTGTTCGACAATGTGTGCTGAAGATTGTGAGAAGCCTTTGATTCTAAACGAAAATAATCCTGGTATACATAATAAACTTCAAGACTAGGCCATTAAATCATCTATTAGTCAAAATCACCTGACTGATTTGTTGAAGATTTTGCGAAAATATGGGCATGATTTGCCATGTGATGCCAGGACCTTTTTAAAAACACCTAAgcatttaaaaataacaagcATGCCACCaggtaattattatcattttggtTTAGCCAACGCTTTAACCAAATCTGTTCTCAAGTATTACATGCCTGAAGATTTTCCATCGGAAATCAAATTCGATATTAACGTTGATGGACCACCGCTGACCAAAAGTTCCGGAAGCCAATTTTGGCCAATTTTAACAGCAGTTGAGGCACCTTTTCACACTGAACCTTGTATCGTGGGCATATACCATGGAAATGAGAAGCCTTTGGATTCCAATGACCTTTTGCAATATTTTGTGGAGGATGCTCTAAAAGTCTGTGGATCGGGCATAGATATACAAGGCGATAAAATATCATGTGGAATTGGTGTCTTCATATGTGATGCACCGGCAAAAGCCTACATCACTGATACAAAGGGACAAAATGCATACTTTGGGTGTAGCAAATGTATGCAAGAAGGTGAATTCAAGGTGAACCGGCTGACATACCCTGAAACTGGTGCTACTTTGAGGACAGATTTAGAAATACGAATGGTTAGCCAGTTCCCATTGGATTATCTACATCTCATGTGCCTCGGTATTATGAAAAAGTTGCTTCAGTTTAGGgtaaaaggaaagaaaaatgttcgTATGACTAATTCACAACTGAAGTTAGCCACTGCTCACTTAATGTCATTAGTTACATCAATACCCAAAGAATTCGCAAGAAAGCCAAGACCATTAAAACAGGTTAATCGGTACAAAGCACCAAAGCTAAGATAACTTTTACTGTATGCTGGCCCGATAAGTTTTAAAGAAACACTGAATAAAGacaaatattatcattttcttagCCTCAGTGTGGCTGTACGGATTTTATCTAGCGCAGAATATTCTTTGACACTGATGGATTATGCACGGAgcttgttgttttattttgtgaCAAATTATTCACGGTTGTATGGTGCAGAACATGTATCTTATAATGTTCATAACCTAGTTCATATAAGTGATGATGTGCAGTCTTTAAGCCCGCTTGACAGATACAATGCttttaaatatgaaaactttatgcaaaaaattaagaagaaaGTTAAGACATCGAACAAACCTCTACAACAATATATCAACAGGGCCCACAAAGAAAGTAATCTGAAAATGGAATATGAGCGAAGAGACTATCCAATAATACAATTTACCAGCGCCGGAGAAGATAGTGCTGGTAGACGATTAATAAAATCTGTGAAGTATGAAAACTTCTTCTTGGATGAAAAACAAAGTAATAACTGTATTTTGCCATGTGATAACAACGTTGTACTTGTAAagagtatttttttgaaaaaggggaaaatatatatgtatggaaaaaaatatttggattGCAAATTGTTGTTTGATAAGCCCTGCTACTCTTCCGAagtcggtataaaaaaattgaacgaaaaatcATACGAATTCGTTGTCCTCGAAGCTAGAGATATTAAAtcaaagtgtttgaaattgcCCATGAACGAGCGGGAAAGTGCGATATGCCCATCGGTTCACGAGGTTTGAATTTCTCCGATGTCAACATTGACGCGCGCGCCCATGCTCGCGCCAAGCCACGCTCGCTGATCATTGCAACTACGCTTCTCTCAGAACGACTGCCGTCCACGTGCACGGACCTTACTACGCGGTTTGCAAGGTATGTAATACTTAATTTATCTATTTCATTTGAATCTTTATGTTTAGCAGGTTTCCAGGTAAAATTGACTGAAttcgttattatattttcacttcTACTTCTACTATTCAATACCTACATATCAAATACGTATACGTTTTCATAACCTAATGCAACCTTGCAACTGCTTGATCACCTCTAGTCTCCATGTGCTTGATCATAGAATTAATACTCCACATACTTAGAGAGactcgataaaaaattgaaaaaattccggaCACGTGctaaattttatcaatattgTGTGTTATTTTCGTATAAATAGAAATCGCGTTAGTTTCGTGAGTCATGTCTAACGATAAAGCTAGAACTAGCGGTCAGGGTTGGATACTGTTCGTgctaaatttcttccaaatgGGACGACAGGGTACTGATTTGCATCTATAGTGCTATAAAAGTATAATCTTTCtgtgatatttattatttttttcgagtttttgGCGTTATTGTCACATTTTTATCGACGACAGCACGTTTGGCTGCTAGCTTCCGCCTCATCGCGTGTATAACGATCCAATTGCATAGTTGAAGAGGTATCGTAATTTACACAATATATTGTTCATTCAATGTACCTAATTAATTGGTAACTTGATTCTTCTATCATCACCCTGACTTCTATTGATCATTATTAGGATATAACATATTGACTGACGGAAGTCATCATTGATAATTACACCTTATATTTTTGTTACCCAGtcatttcatctgaaattgaGTTTCCCGTACGCTGTCGTAACTTTCCTGGACGAAACTGATTTTACCGACGAGGATGATGCCGTGACGTCAGGAGTCCCCAGTACGTGGCTTACGCCTGAAAGAACGCATTGTTGGTGGCCAAAAACAACAGACATTAAAACATATATCACCAAACGAAAACCTCCAGTAGAAGGCCGGAGATGAAGCCTCTGTAATGTCAAATTTAAAGGCTATTTCGGTGAATAATTTACGATCTACGTCAATGATAGGTTCCCTTACTTCCATGAACTGAATTGAAAACGAATTGCTGTTGCGAATATTTACACATTACTGTCAAGAGTTTAAGTGGAAGCAATAAACACAAGCCAGTTAGTCAACGATCCGTTAATGTAATGAAGATTCAGGCTTCCAGTTTCCAGTTTGGATGTGAGTGGCAGATGTGAGAAAGAGTGTGAGTGGAAAGGCGAGAATTACCAGGATAGCAAAGGtgaggagaaaaggaaatagGGCAGAGAAGGAGCGGGGAAGATCAGGACGGGCTGACGGGAGAAGCGAATAGGGAGGCAGGAACAGAACGGACGGACAAATGAGGAGAGGGTGAGAGTTTTGAGGGTAGTCAGCGAGAGCTGGCGGACGCAGGGGGGAAAGATAATACAGAAGAATAGACGGTGACATCCAGGGAGTAGGAAGGGGGATAGAGCAGAGACAGATAGGCGGCAGGCAGATAAGGTAGGAGGCGATGGCGGAGCGAAAGAGTATGAGTAACGCGGGTGGCCAGAAAGGACGGGCGAAGAGAGTAGAGGAGGAGGAAAGGAAAGGTAGGCTGGGTGCAGCAGCATTGATAGGGAGTGATAGGAGTCATAGCCTGGGATCGGTGACGACGGTGATAGATTTATGGAAGAGGAAGCGGGAGGAGGTAGGGGAAATAGGGAAGGAGGTGGCAGATGAGAtagaggaaagagaaaaaggatTCGGGAGAAGCAGGAAAGTTCACTGGTCGCCAAAGGGCAAGGCAGGGGAGGAAGGGAAAGAAGAGGGAGGGAGTATACAGGATATGCTAAGGCTGATTAGGGAGTAGTTAAAGATAGGGTTAGAGGAGGTcaaagggcagggaagggggctCAGGGAATGAATGGAAAAGATTAAAGGGGAAATGACTAGAAGGTAAGAGCAATGGGAAGCAGAGAGTGGGGAGATGAAGGAAACAGTAAGGGACCTAGGTAAATGATTAAAAGAGGTAGAAGAGCGGAGAGCGGATATAACATATTATGTAATCCCTAAACTAAAAATCCTAAATTCCCtacgtataataatgtaacTTTCAGGTGAAGTTTGTTGGCTAAATAGGTGGTAATAGCGCTAAAGCAAATACAATAAGATTACTTCGACAAGTATTCACCAATGAAGTTGCGAATACTGCTTCATGATGTGGTCTGCaagccaattttcaattaacaaaCCTCAAACTGATTGCAGCCATTAAAGGTgtgtacaataaataaaatatgttcTCAACAGTGATTAGAAGTAATTGAAACACTAACTGTTGTCTAAATCTAACAGATGGAGTAGGATTGTTGTACACTTGTACAGACAAAGACTTCGAAGAAACCGTGTCTGAATGGTTCCGTCAAGCGAAACAACGCTTTGAAACGgagaacgaaaaaagaaatctccCACCACGGTCTGTAGCCACTGACCAGAATAAGTAGGTGTTCAAAATAAGTTTTTAAATAAGTTTGCGTACTCTTTATTCAATATGAGTAAGGTCGGAAAAAACCGAGCAGTTCCCCGCTTCACCCTAGGGTGAATAACATATACTCAggctatacatatacattagggtgtttcagaaaaacaTGAATGGTGATTTTCCACCATGGCATCCCTTGAAATGTTTGTTCAGGTTGAGAGATAGATTCTGTCAAACGATGAGCATTTAACAATTATGTTGAACATCGcactcaatttatttttcaattttaaacgcTTTTTTGAATTCATGGTAGTGTCCGGTTGATGTTTAAGAAGTGTATCTgacgattttttcatcattatctAATTCAACCTCATGAAATACTTACATTTTAATATAAACTTTTGATATGGGAGAATAAGATTTCCGCATGATATATCGTCGTGTAATGGATCGCGATCTTAAGATTTAATATAAATgtcaggaaaaaaattataattgaagTGCTATTGTGTGTTTTCtgataaatacaaaaaaatgtgacgaaaagtaagaaatcaaACGAGCGCGATCTTAAACATAACGCAGTACACTTATCTTTTGACAGGATCTTTCTTTCaacctaaacaaacttttttgGGGATGCCACAGTGGAAAATCGTACATTTTTTCTGAAACCcactaatatacatataagggTATAGGAAGGTACAGTGACTTGGCTGATCATTGATTCGCTTGCCAACACTGCCTCTTTCAAACCCCACAACCTCCATAAGTATTTTATATcccatatttttattttggatATCAAAGCTGTAGTTGATACTGctttaaaaagtaaaacattTATAAGGTATCCATGCAACTTCAGGTTTTATTGAAAGACTGTGTGTACCCATAAGGTTGCCTTTTCTCTATACTTATTCTTGTAAGTATACGCTACAGATATTGAAATAGAATCTTGATATTTAATGtcaataactttatttttGCTTCAAGAATAAGCTAGCACATCCATGATTTCGATGTGAGCTAGtcaaatatatgtaatatggaaataatttggaaTAGAACATGATAAGTATTGTATgtactgtaacgtggcgtttcagagtcgcccgtcacaagggcacacaaccgttaTTATTTCTAGTTTATGCGTCCTCAGCGGGGTACTCCAACcaaactcgatacaaaataggcaataactacttgcaactaattctttctttgtaaattctgaatttcgcgcttcggcgcacgctaataaggtacttggacgacaacgatcccaACCACCGAGGGACCGATATCTACCGTttccagctctcgacgacttcgcctacc
It includes:
- the LOC124223357 gene encoding uncharacterized protein; translated protein: MPPGNYYHFGLANALTKSVLKYYMPEDFPSEIKFDINVDGPPLTKSSGSQFWPILTAVEAPFHTEPCIVGIYHGNEKPLDSNDLLQYFVEDALKVCGSGIDIQGDKISCGIGVFICDAPAKAYITDTKGQNAYFGCSKCMQEGEFKVNRLTYPETGATLRTDLEIRMVSQFPLDYLHLMCLGIMKKLLQFRVKGKKNVRMTNSQLKLATAHLMSLVTSIPKEFARKPRPLKQVNRYKAPKLR